Part of the Capra hircus breed San Clemente unplaced genomic scaffold, ASM170441v1, whole genome shotgun sequence genome is shown below.
TGGGAATGTTTATACCACAGAGGTCAGGAAATACTATATTCCATGCACTGTTTTGCTCCCCAGAGAGCTGTTTTAAATATTATACCACTCTAAGTCTCCTAAAATCTTTCctgttttgtgtttctttgcAGTACTGGAGCTGAGGCTGAAGGATGGAGCCCACCGCTGTGAGGGGAGAGTGGAAGTGAAGCACCAGGGAGAATGGGGCACAGTGGATGATCTGGAGTGGAGCTGGAAGGATGCATCTGTAGTGTGCAGACAGCTGGGGTGTGGAGCTGCTGTTGGTATTCCTCAAGATGCTTATTTTGGGCCAGGACTTGGCCCCATTTGGCTTTTGTATACTTTGTGTGAAGGGACAGAGTCAACTGTCAGTGAATGCAGGCATTCTAATATTAAAGACTATCGTAATGGAAGCTATTTCCATGACTGGGATGCTGAAGTAGTCTGCTCAGGTAAGTCCTGTCTGGTCTGTGTGGGGATCTCTAGCAGGAAAAGTCTCTGTCTTATCACCAGAATGACTCGAGATTACGGATAGAGCCTTTAGAACATGCTTTGGTGAAGGATCTTTGTGATGTGTCATAGGAGGCAGAGGTGAGGTCGAAAGTTTCATACAGATTCAGCTTCTGGGTTTGACCTCTGTGACACAGTCTGAGCATGGTAATTGTTCTGTATTCTTTGACACAGTAGGGTCAAAGGGTCAGTAGGGTGTGGCTACATTGTTGGTggcggcagggggtggggggtgtcatAGGAGAGTTGTAGGCAACAGGTTTATTATCCTCATTGGTCCTAAAAGTCAGAGCACTCCATCAGGTTGGTATGTGGGTGATGTGCCAATAGAACAGGCTCAACCAAGCAATGGTGACTCCAAAAGGGCATGTGAAGACCCATGAACAAGTGATAATACCCGAAGTCATGGTGCAGTTACACAGGAAAATGTGTGAGAGAAATTCAGTGGTGCATTTAAATGTCCTTAGGTCACAGTCAGAGGAGGCCAGAAGCAAGACTTGAGGCAGGGAAAATCATCACACTGATGTACCTGATGAATCGAGTGGGGAGCTCACACCACATTTGCAGGGATGTTGAGGGAGCAGGAAAATGCAGTCTTAAAGTTTACAACACAGCAGCTGAAGCACATCACGTATAAGAGGCAGTGAAGCTaggagttcatggggttctcaaggcaagaatactgaagtggtttgcctttccttctccagtggaccatgtcttgtcagaactctccactaagaCCCGcctgtcttgagtggccctacatgacatggctcatagtttcattgagttagacaaggctgtggtctatgaaccatgaacttccagatattcaaactggatttagaaaaggcagaggaacaagaggtcaaattgccaacatccgttcgatcactgaaaatgcaaaagagttccagaaaaacatctacttctactttattgactatgccaaagcctttaactgtgtggatcacaacaaactggaaaattcttcaagagaggggaataccaacCATCTGACcttcatcctgagaaatctgtatgtaggtcaagaagcaacagttagaactggacatggaacaaaagattggttccaaatcagggaaggagtacgtcaaggctgtatattgtcaacctgcttatttaacttctatgcagagtgcatcatgagaaatgttggacaggatgaagcacaagttggaatcaagattgttggaagaaatatcaataaccttagatgcagattacatcacacttatggctgaaagcaaagaactaaagagcctcttgatgatagtgaaagaggagagagaaaaagttggcttaaaacccaacattcagaaactaagatcatagcatctggtcccatcacttcctggcaaatagatggggaaacagtggaaatagtaacagactgttttttcctttggctccaaaatcactgcagatggtgactgcagccatgaaattaaaagacccttgctccttggaagaaaagctatgaccaacctagacaacatattaaaaagcagagacatttcttgcCAACAAAGACcggtctattcaaagctatggtttttccagtagtcctgtatggatgtgagggttggattataaagaaagctgaactcgaataatcgatgcttttgaactgtggtttggagaagactcttgagagtcccttggactgcaaggagatccaaccaatccctcctaaaggaattcagtgctgaacattcattggaaggattgacactgaagctgaaactccagtactttggccacctgatgtgaagaaccgactcataggaaaagaccctgatgctgggaaagattgcaggtgggaggagaaaaggataacagaggatgaggtggttgggtggcatcactgactgaatggacatgagttagagaaaatcctggaagttggtgatggacagggaggcctggcatgctctagtccatggtgttgcaaatagtcagacatgactgaggaactgaactcaactgaattgaAACTAAGGGGACCTGATGTGACTCCTAAGAATTACTCACTGCTATCTAAGTGTGTTTGACCTATGCCAAGGTGGATGCAGGAAAGACAGCAGTGAAACTAGGGTGTGAGTGGGTGCTCACAGTATCTGACAGAGATGCTTCTAGTTGTTATCACAATTGCAGATTGGATGTCCAGGTTATTAATCACATCAGAACAACTGGACTGGAGGAAGATATTGTCAGTTATCACAGTGAATTCCCTAAGGTAGAAGACTGGACTTAGGATAGTATCACCCCATGTAATGGGATGGTGGGACAGGAGAGCCCTGAAGACCTCTGCAGTAGGGCCTTAACAGCCACAGCCAATCAGCTCTTGGGTGTTTATGTACAGGAAGATCATTGGAAAGGTGATATTTTCTAATCTCACCTTCAGCAGATCTTTGATGATTCTAGTTGATGcccttaaggaaacaattcttttcctttttaaaaagtactttattgTGGTATGTCTGACATACAAGACTGCTTGATAAGTATGCATTTGTGAAACCCCTACAGCACTTATGTTGTAAATCTATTCAtctcttcaaaatgttttcttccattctctttatcattcttattaaaaataattattttcaaggtGAATTTGAATCTTAGTTAGaaacttttgttttaaacaaacctGTTTTCTGGCATCTCAAGTAAGCTTCCTCATTGTCATAATGTCATAATCATGGTTCCAACTGAAGATAAATTTGTGGAAATACTACAGGTGTCTCTACCATATTTAGATAAATCAGCATCTGAGTGAAAATGGAGTGTGTGATGTTGAAACTTTGTGTGAAATTAGAAGCCCCAATGTTAAAATCCTAAGAATAATGATGTCTTGATATTAATTCCAGTTAAGATATACTTAGAAGTAGAGATTTGGAAGTGCTCTGATATTTAACAaaagcccgtctagtcaaggctacagttttccagtggccatgtatggatgtgagagttggactgtgatgaaagcaaaGCACCGAAgagttgttgcttttgaactgtggtgttggagaagactcttgagagtcccttggtctgcaaggagatccaaccagtccattctgaaggagatcaatcctgggtgttcattggaaggactgatgctaaagctgaaactccagtactttggccacctcatgtgaagagttgactcattggaaaagactctgatgctgggagggattgggggcaggaggagaagggaatgacaggatgagatggctggatggcatcaccaactcgatggacgtgagtttgggtgaactccaggagttggtgatggacagggaggcctggtgtgctgtgattcatggggtcgcagagtcggacacaactgagtgactgaactgaactgaactgaactaatatttaAACCCTGATTGTGGTTTGTACACCCTCACTACCATTGCTCTAACTTAGACGCTCACATTTTTATGAACGGCTCCAggttccttctatttctctttttgtcacTAGTTTCCTGGtctcttttttctgtattttcagacaTATTTTAATGATGTGAAGATAAGTCAAAGTGGTGATGATGTAGCAGAAAGAAGATTAGAATAGCATGTAAACAGAATAGAATAGCATCTTAATCAAAACTCTTGGAGTTTCTTCTGCTCAACCTTAGGAGTCAGGTATGGAAGAGAAATTTCAGCCTCAGTAATGGATTGCTGGAAGTGAAGTACCATGTTTAGGAGAAATCTAGAGTGGAAACAATGACCAGAGGAGAATGTAGAGAAGCTTGTTTGAAACAACGAGGAGATTTCATGGAGTTCAGGTGGAAGATCTGGGAGGGAACACACAAATTGTGAAGGACTGTGGTGCAAGCGTTCCAAGTTGCTTCagccctgtcctactctttgtgatcccataagtaagtaaagtcacccagtcgtgtccgactctttgtgaccctgtggactgcagcccaccagtctcctcagtccatgggattctccaggcaagaatattggagtgggttgccatggaccataggattctccagaacacgaatactggagtgggttgccatttccttctccaggggatcgttctcacccagggatcaaacctgggtctcctgcattgcaggcagagtcttgattatcttctgagccaccagggactacaGTACTGAAGTGCAGAATGGTGAGGGGATGAAGATGCAAGGATTGCAGGAGGGGAGGGTTGGAAAGATGCAGTCAACTCCTACATTCACCACGCCTCTGTGTTACACTTCCTCCCTGCCctcattccttccctccctctcttcctttatctTGCTGTGGGAGTCATTTCTGAGCTCTGTGGAAGTGCTAGCATTTGTAGCTGGCAGTTTTCTTAGaggaaaatttttataatatggattctgtttatttaacaaataagtttactcatatttctctctctctttttttttgtatcagaAACAAGTAATGTGTTTTTAAGGACATGGCCCTTTTTACAAAAAATTTTCTAATTAGTAACACTGGTTCATATCTCATATCTTTacatgttgggaagatccacaaTGATATTCCTCCTTTTGTTACTGGTGCTGTTaatgtgttccctccctcttttttcttaattggttTGCTAGAAGATGATCCATGTTAATGTTCTTTTTAAGAGAATCACTAATGGACTCTATTGATTTTCTTGGTGTATTTGCTTTCTTCTTAATTGATTTCTATGCTCAattttcattcctctttttcagttatgattgTGGTTGCTTTTGTAGATTCTTGAGGTGGAGTCTTGGgtcttttccttctgttcctaTTTTTATTCTAAAGTAATCATCAAGGAAGCATCAAGGTTCTAAATTTTCCTCTAagcatcactttatttttaacccaCCAGTTTCAATactatataatttcttttgtattttattatcataaaatgtttctttttctctgaatgaatTCTTTGTCTTATAGTCTGACTTTGTATGATATTAATTTAGATATTACATACAGTTTTCTCTGATTTGTGTTTGCATGGTATGTAATTTTTACCTCTTTAGTAtgtttctgtgtttatatttAAACAGATATAAGTTTGTAGATAGTATattgttttgtcttattttatctgGTCTGattatcttgttttttatttGGAGTACTTAAATTActcacatttaatgtaattattgacatAGTTGGGTTTAAGTGTACTTGCTTGCtatttgtcagagaaggcaatggcaaccgactccagtactcttgcctggaaaatcccatggacggaggagcctggtaggctgcagtccatgggtagctaagagtcagacaccactgtgcaaattcactttcacttttcacttttatgcattggagaaggaagtggcaacccactccagtgttcttgccttgagaattccagggacgggggagcctggtgggctgccaactgtggggtcgcacagaatcagacatgactgaagtgacttagcaatagcagtagCAGTTGCTATATATTatatctttgttcttattttaatctttgagtatattttaccattttgatttaaatactgtattggtttattAATGGTGTCAGTTTTTTAGGTGATTataatgtttacttttttaatttttagagtaattttattttttgctggctgggtcttcactgctgcacgggcttttccctagttgcagtgatCAGAGGCTCCCCTCTAGCTGCAGCATGaggttctcattgcagtggcctctcctgctgtggagcacaggctctatggggcacaagcttcagtagtcgtgggccctgggctctggagcacaggctcgctAGTTGTGGTGTACGCGCTTAGTGGCTCTGTGGTACGTGGGATTTTCCtagaccacggattgaacccactcctcctgcattgtcaggtggagtcttcaccactgacccactgggaaagcccagtgTTGAATTATTAACCTTCAATTacattttactttgaaatatgATGTCGCAACATGCAATGTCAGTCACTATACTTTTCTTCCACGTCCCTGTTCTTGTCTTTGATGCTATCATTGTCATACattctatttataaatttattatgaCTCTTATAGTTTGCTGCTAATATTTTTGCCTTAAATCTTCTAATAGAGAATCAACATTTAGCACAGTCTCTATAGCTTTGAGAGGATCCATGTTTTCATCTGCCGTCATCTCCCTTTAGCTTGAAGAACTTTCTGAGGCAGTTTTGTGTAGTGTGTGTCTGGTGGCCTCCAATTCTATCATCTCTCATTTAcctgaaatcattttaattttcattcagttttgaaaagtattttcttGTGTGATTCAATTTTAGGGTAATCccaatactttaaatatgttcTTACATTGTCATCTGGCTTTTATTGCCTCCaacaaaaatcagtaaataataCTTATCCTTTTGTTCCCTGTGTATAATGTGTCAAACTTCCCCGGCTGCTCTtaacatattttttgtttgtttgtttaccaaTGAATTTCAGTAAATACATTGTCAAGTTTTCTGAGGATGGTTTCATTATCTTATTTGGGGTTTGTTTAGCTTTTTGGGTCAGTGGGTTTACAGTTTACAAtaactttgggaaaatgtcatttatcttttcttaatatttttctgcaCATCCCTTATTCTGAATCtccaaatacacatattttatatattttgacatTATCCCACATGCCATTGAGTTTCCATTCGTATTTTTCTGCCGTTTTACTCTCTTTGGTTTAATTTAGATAGTCTCTACTGCTGTGTTTTACTTCCCAATTCTTTTATTCTGCAATGTCTGGTCTCTTATGTAATTAATCCAAATAATTGTTCATTCCAatactatatttttcagtttcagaagtctcatttgttcatttttcttagtttttctccctgtttatttttatgcttcATTAAGTATATTGATATTAAGGGTTTAAGGATCTCTTCAGCCAATTCAATCATTTCTGTAATTACtgaagctgctttattttattttattttttaataaatttatttattttaattggaggttaattactttacagtattgtattggttttgccatacatcaacatgaatcctccacaggtatacacatgttccccatcctgaacccctttccctccccataccatccccctgggtcgtcccagtgcaccagccctgaggatCCAGtatcaggcattgaacctggactggcaattcatttcttatatgatattatacatgtttcaatgccattctcccaaatcatcccagcctctccctctcccacagagtccaaaagactgttctatgcattggtgtctcttttgctgtctgattgtttttaaaaaatgtgttatgGGTTACATTTCTCTATTTTGgaaattctaataattttttggtTGGATGTTGGGCATCATTAAGCAGTCCTTTACCAGGAAGAACTTCAGAAGTGAATGATCAGAACACACCCAGAAATCAGGGAATTGTCCTTGATGAATTAGATAAAGTTTTTTCATTGGGTtatcttcattcagttcaaaatgtgTTCCTTTGATGACCAAATGATgaacttttattttgattttcctcCTTTAGTTTCAAAACTTCCTTGATCCCACCTTGCATGCCAAATACCCCACCTACACCCTACTTCTTCAGCAGTAGCTatcctttctgattttcttttccatccatctgtatcttttaaaatggcATTTGCTTGTCTGAAGTGGGAGAAATGAGAAAGGACAGCAGTTTAGGTGGCAGAtgggaggagcagagggtgaTGTGGTATGCTAACAACCTACTCAATGAGTGTTTCCCACAAATATTTGCATACGTATCCATACTGAGGCTTTTTCAACTTGGAACTCTCCAAATTATGGCTTGTTTGCTCATttccccctccttctccttcttcttccttctttttggcAACATGCCATCTTCTTTTAGAATTGTAAAACAtccctgaaagaaattaaagacaatatGATCAATGGAAAGTCATTTTGTATTTCTGGCCTGCAAgaattagtattgttaaaatgccTGTACTTCTCAAAGTgctctatagatttaatgcaattcttatcaaaacagcattctttatagaaacaggaaaacaatcttaaaatatgagtgtgtggtttaatttttatatattcatgaaTTCCTGTTTTCTGATCATTATTGAATTTTAGTTCCATTCCATTATGGTCATGTAAGATACttggaattattttaatatttttgaatttgttaaggTTTATTTGTAACCTAGTCTGGAGACtattccatgtgtgcttgagaagaatgcaTATTTTTCTGTGGTGGGAATTAGAACAATGATAGTATTAAAATCAATTATTATCAGCCCTTAGCATTTTCTATGAGACCTGTTTGAGAAAAAAAACCCTTTAATAGGAGACGATGTGGAAACTCAGCTATCCGGTAAACTCCCACTGAGAGCACACTCTCCCCCAGATTCTTTGGCAAATCCTAGGATTTCAAGAGAGATGGCTGGAACGAACTCTCTATGACTCTCTGAGTTTTCTTAACTCATTTTCCTTCCCACTGAGGTCACTGAAGGAATTCATGGAATTTTTTGGCATCAAAAAGTATCAGAAAGACAAGATGTGATGACATAAATGTGAATTAGTGACTGCGTCCATATTTCTTCTCTGGAGCTGTCACCCAACTAcaggttggcatgccctcatcgATCCAGCCTCAGGACTTTCCTTAACCTAAGTCACTTGAGGACTAGCTTCTGGGAGAGAAAACTGGTCAGAACATTAGCCCCACAAGTCACCTGAAAGCTTTCTAAGTTTGTCTGGATGCTACGTCTCTAATCTCATAGCCCACGTCCCTCTGGGTGGCTTCTGGTCTGCATATCTCTATGTTCACGTTTAACTGCTTGAATATTACACATTATCCTTGGATCTGTATGTAGGTCCTAGGCTGCTAAGTGAGAAATTCACTTCTCCAACCAATGCTAAAACACGTGTTCCCAGTATTCAGCCATTCCAATGATCTGAATTGGGCTCTGTACTTTCCAGGCTCCTAGACCAAGGAATTCACATTTCTAACCAGTCTCAAAGTGTATGTTCTTGGGATTCAACCATTCCAAACTGACCTTGTAaatcctcctggatttctccagaAACCTGCTCATGAAAATTCAATTTGGACACTAACTGTCAAAGACTCTCTACATGCTCCACtcctaaaatgaaaaactttcacTCCACTGCCTGTGACGTGTGgttttcagttgccaagtcgatACCACGAACACTGACTGGTTTTGTTGTTTCCTCTTAGGATTTGTGCGTCTGGCTGGAGGGGATGGACCCTGCTCAGGGCGAGTAGAAGTGTATTCTGGAGAAGCCTGGATCCCAGTGTCAGATGGAAACTTCACACTCCCCACTGCCCAGGTCATCTGTGCAGAGCTGGGGTGTGGCAAGGCTGTGTCTGTCCAGGGACATGAGCTCTTCAGAGAGTCTGATGGCCAGGTCTGGGGTGAAGAGTTCAGGTGTGAGGGGGAGGAGCCTGAGCTCCGGGTCTGCCCCAGAGTGTCCTGTCCAGGGGGCACTTGTCACCACAGTGGAGCTGCTCAGGTTGTCTGTTCAGGTGAGATGCAGGTCAGGCCTTTCACCTCTGTGAACACGCTGCTCAGGTGAGAAAGTCATGTGATTTTGCTGAAACTCTGTCTTCTTCTACCAGCATACTCAGAGGTCCGACTCATGATAAACGGCTCCTCTCAAtgtgaggggcaggtggagatgaACATTTCTGGACAATGGAGAGCGCTCTGTGCCTCCCACTGGAGTCTGGCCAATGCCAATGTTGTCTGTCGTCAGCTCGGCTGTGGAGTCGCCATCTCTACCCCCGGAGGACCACACTTGGCGGAAAGAGGTGATCGGATCCTAACAGCCCGATTTCACTGTTCAGGGGCAGAGTCCTTCCTGTGGAGTTGTCCTGTGACTGCCCTGGGAGGGCCTGACTGTTCCCATGGCAACACGGCCTCTGTGATCTGCTCAggtaagagagagggaggggctaCTGGTACTCAGGACGCTCCTGGGGTGAAATGTCTCCACGAGTAGAGAGTGAGATTAAACGGGCTTCAAAGTCAGAGATTTTGTGGTGAAATATGGATCTTCtcattgttcattcatttttcaggTCAGGGCAAGAAGTGTGAAGgggaataatatatttttaagcctCATTGTTGCTTACATGTAATCATAGAAAACAATGTAGGAGCAGTAAGTATAGAGCTCAGTATGAACCCCAGCCCAGAGCAGCAAAGAGAgtgtccccagcaccacagtcacTGTCGTCCCCAGTATCTGTGTCTTCCCTCCTCCACAGGGAAAAAAAGCGCTTACCTAGCTTCTACTAATATAGAGAGTTTCATCAGtgtttgaactttatataaaataatgcagTATGTTTCATCTTTTGTGTCAAATTTCGTAGACTCAAAATTATGTTTGGGATTCACACATGATGTTGTATATTGTAGCACTTTATTTATTAGAGTAGAGTATGCTTTGAATGATCACATGGCCATGTACTGATCCATTCTACTGACAGTATAAATCTGAGTTATTTCCAGTTCTTGACTATTACAAATATGATATTACAACTTACCATGACAATGTCTTTGGATGCAAATATGTGTTACTTATTTTCCATGTTTAACCCttgatcttttattttcattttcttaatcaaATGGTGTCCTTTGATGAACTCATTTCTTATGTAAATATAACTTACCAACATTTTTCTGTACATTTAATGCTTCTTATATTCTTTAaaggagaatgcaatggcaccccactccagtatttttgcctggaaaatcccatggacggaggagcctggtaggctgcagtccatggggtcgttaagagtcggagaccacagagcgacttcactttcacgcattggagaaatggcaacccgctccagtgttcttgcctggagaatcccaaggatgcgggagcctggtgggctgccatctactcGAAGATCATAAAAACATTCTCTAAGAGTATCTTAtggaaattttattatatttctcttGCATATTATTGTGCATTCCTTTTGGGATTGATATTTGTGTAAGATAAGTGTCaggtttcatcagttcagttcagttcagttcagtcactcagtcatgtccgactctttgtgaccccatgaatcgcagcacaccaggcctccctgtccatcaccaacacctggatttcactcagagtcacgtccatcgagtcagtgatgtcatccagccatctcatcctcagttgtccctttctcctcctgcccccaatccctcccagcatcaaagtcttttccaatgagtcaactcttcgcatgaggtggccaaagtactggagtttcagctttagtatcattccttccaaagaaatcacagggctgatctcctttagaatggactggttggatctccttgcagtccaagggactctcaagagtcttctccaacaccacacttcaaaagcatcaattctacagtgctcagctttcttcacagtccaactctcacatccatacatgaccacaggaaaaaccacagccttgactagatggaccttagttggcaaagtaatgtctctgctttttaatatgctatctaagttgctcataacttttcttccaaagaataagcatcttttaatttcatgactgcaatcaccatctgcagtgattttggagccccaaaaaataagtctgacactgtttccactgtttctccatctatttcccatggagtgatgggactggatgccatgatctttttttttctgaatg
Proteins encoded:
- the LOC102169471 gene encoding antigen WC1.1-like is translated as MALGRRLSLRGLCVLLLGTMVGGQVLELRLKDGAHRCEGRVEVKHQGEWGTVDDLEWSWKDASVVCRQLGCGAAVGIPQDAYFGPGLGPIWLLYTLCEGTESTVSECRHSNIKDYRNGSYFHDWDAEVVCSGFVRLAGGDGPCSGRVEVYSGEAWIPVSDGNFTLPTAQVICAELGCGKAVSVQGHELFRESDGQVWGEEFRCEGEEPELRVCPRVSCPGGTCHHSGAAQVVCSAYSEVRLMINGSSQCEGQVEMNISGQWRALCASHWSLANANVVCRQLGCGVAISTPGGPHLAERGDRILTARFHCSGAESFLWSCPVTALGGPDCSHGNTASVICS